From Anopheles darlingi chromosome 2, idAnoDarlMG_H_01, whole genome shotgun sequence, the proteins below share one genomic window:
- the LOC125950046 gene encoding GPALPP motifs-containing protein 1 — protein MSDSDTSDSDSGVRYKTTTTRHNHAPSSEKPERSLYRDNGSSRNRSDRRYHHRSRSPTPERRRYRRRSRTPESSSRSHRTSRSARSSRNTSPEPSRRLKDDVKALDVSASSVSSQDDHAPQRNKAADSPTECFGPALPPALAQPSKSEKKETEEYAKSVIGPALPPHLLARKTEHHDEDREEKIERCAIGPALPPGMKLPEAAPSHDHATSDSELSPFSEPEQDDEPEDDDDDDEMIGPLPGTSGSRANVELEQRALEMKIRQIESAAIGANGDREQPKAREDWMLELPDIRKISDMGLGARQFRTREKQEIGDRTVWTDTPADRERKKASGGGGGSSKTVDPAVERERERERKLIAKRDKEQEELVKRHKKKHKRDKALLDIHQKKLKKEKESKGGEESIRRPFDRNVDLQANRFDEAQKKAVLKKAQLLDTRFSSGSSKYL, from the exons ATGTCTGATTCCGACACCTCCGACTCAGACAGTGGAGTACGGTACAAAACGACGACCACACGCCATAATCATGCGCCGTCCAGTGAAAAACCGGAGCGATCATTGTACCGTGACAACGGCTCATCACgtaaccgatccgatcggcgATATCATCACAGAAGCCGTAGTCCAACACCGGAGCGCAGACGGTACCGCCGCAGGTCCAGGACCCCCGaatcttcttctcgttctcatCGTACCAGTCGCTCggcacgatcatcacgcaatACTTCACCTGAACCTAGCCGGCGATTGAAAGACGACGTTAAAGCGTTGGACGTATCGGCGTCTTCCGTTTCATCTCAAGATGATCACGCACCGCAACGGAACAAAGCAGCAGACTCTCCGACGGAATGTTTCGGACCTGCGCTTCCACCTGCGCTGGCACAGCCCTCGAAGAGTGAAAAGAAGGAGACTGAGGAGTACGCAAAAAGTGTTATAGGACCTGCACTGCCACCACATTTACTGGCCCGCAAAACGGAGCACCACGATGAAGATCGTGAAGAGAAAATCGAGCGATGTGCGATCGGGCCTGCGTTACCACCGGGAATGAAGCTTCCGGAAGCAGCGCCTTCCCATGATCATGCAACTTCCGATTCGGAACTTTCGCCCTTCTCCGAACCGGAACAGGACGATGAgccagaagatgatgatgatgatgatgagatgattgGTCCATTGCCGGGTACATCTGGCTCTAGAGCCAACGTGGAACTGGAACAGCGTGCGCTCGAGATGAAAATAAGACAAATCGAGAGTGCGGCGATCGGTGCCAATGGTGATCGAGAACAACCGAAGGCACGCGAGGATTGGATGCTGGAGCTGCCAGATATTCGCAAGATCAGTGACATGGGATTGGGCGCAAGGCAGTTCCGAACGCGTGAGAAACAAGAAATCGGGGACCGGACGGTCTGGACCGATACACCCGCCGATCGGGAACGTAAAAAGGCTTctgggggcggtggtggatcATCGAAAACGGTCGACCCTGCCGTCGAACGAGAACGCGAACGTGAACGGAAGCTCATTGCAAAGCGTGATaaagagcaggaggagctcGTGAAACGCCataagaaaaaacacaaaagggaCAAGGCGCTGCTAGACATACATCAAAAAAAGCTTAAAAAAGAGAAG GAATCGAAAGGGGGTGAGGAATCGATCCGGCGACCGTTCGATCGAAATGTGGACCTGCAGGCTAATCGCTTTGATGAGGCGCAGAAGAAAGCGGTTCTCAAGAAAGCTCAACTCTTGGACACACGGTTTTCCAGCGGGAGTTCCAAATATTTGTAG
- the LOC125950053 gene encoding phosphatidate cytidylyltransferase, mitochondrial, whose translation MLSRGNTAPIFYRILSRFPPGFSFCFAYGSGVKQQLGYDTIRSKRNMIDLIYTVDNPTRWHTANLDLNFDHYSGMRLLGGNVIARFQENLGARVYFNTLVHLPEEDVIIKYGVVSTKDLLEDLIEWRCLYLAGRLHKPVEIIRNASSSKIQNAMEQNLRSALHAALLMLPEKFTEFELYRAISNLSYAGDFRMIFGENKNKVNNIVRPQIENFRNLYASSIAEQRHCLELPMNGSDNQICTQDVSEAAILAHLNGLPRWPIRRIVERQTSGRYRQDTEDILIGVSRSSNYRAIVARCLRSIVWTSSVWQSIKNIPTAGASKAVRYSWAKALKTFS comes from the coding sequence ATGTTGTCACGCGGCAACACCGCGCCGATTTTCTACCGGATTCTGTCCCGGTTCCCGCCCGGCTTCTCGTTCTGTTTCGCATACGGCTCTGGTGTGAAGCAACAGCTCGGTTACGACACGattcgatcgaagcgaaacatGATCGATCTGATCTACACCGTGGACAATCCAACCCGGTGGCACACCGCCAATTTGGACCTTAACTTTGATCACTACTCCGGCATGCGGTTACTGGGCGGAAACGTGATTGCTCGCTTCCAGGAGAACTTGGGCGCGCGAGTTTACTTCAACACGCTAGTGCACCTGCCGGAGGAGGACGTCATCATTAAGTACGGTGTCGTATCGACGAAGGACCTGCTAGAGGATCTGATCGAGTGGCGCTGCCTTTATCTTGCCGGCCGGCTCCACAAACCGGTCGAAATCATACGCAACGCTTCCAGTTCCAAAATTCAGAACGCGATGGAGCAGAATCTACGATCGGCACTGCACGCCGCCCTGCTTATGCTTCCCGAAAAATTCACCGAGTTCGAGCTGTACCGGGCAATCTCCAACCTAAGCTACGCTGGAGACTTCCGCATGATCTTCGGCGAAAATAAGAACAAAGTGAACAACATTGTGCGACCACAGATCGAGAACTTCCGCAACCTGTACGCGAGTTCGATCGCCGAGCAGCGTCACTGTCTGGAGTTACCGATGAATGGCAGTGATAATCAAATCTGCACACAAGATGTCTCAGAAGCTGCCATTCTAGCACACCTGAATGGGCTGCCAAGGTGGCCAATCCGACGTATTGTCGAACGACAAACCAGTGGACGGTATCGGCAGGACACCGAGGATATCTTGATAGGCGTGTCCCGCTCCTCGAACTACCGTGCAATCGTTGCGCGCtgtttacgatcgatcgtgtggACCAGCAGTGTTTGGCAATCGATCAAAAATATTCCCACGGCCGGTGCCAGCAAGGCGGTTCGCTACAGCTGGGCAAAAGCACTGAAGACGTTCAGCTaa